The following coding sequences lie in one Aricia agestis chromosome 18, ilAriAges1.1, whole genome shotgun sequence genomic window:
- the LOC121736045 gene encoding transcription factor Adf-1-like has protein sequence MQKEKLIEEVRKYPLLYDLRDPKYSDVHKKEKAWNEIAIVLSQPASECKKIWQNLREYHRRAIKKKATKSGQSANTNKKWQYETEMSFLLPHYKERSTVTSVDNTDDGDDENSLSAAEILANVTNNEESQDSSIISERPESSVSMYDSSRSVFPDIPKTTKRKKLQETSASAVLMEYLLKKKR, from the exons ATGCAGAAAGAAAAGTTGATAGAAGAAGTGCGAAAATATCCGCTACTATACGACCTTCGTGATCCGAAATATAGTGACGTACATAAGAAGGAAAAGGCATGGAATGAAATCGCTATTGTATTGTCGCAACCag cGTCAGAATGTAAGAAGATATGGCAAAACTTAAGGGAATATCATAGAAGAGCCATTAAAAAGAAAGCAACTAAAAGTGGTCAGAGTgctaatactaataaaaaatggcAATATGAAACTGAAATGTCTTTTTTATTACCACATTATAAAGAACGGTCTACAGTGACGTCAGTGGACAACAcagatgatggtgatgatgaaaATAGCTTATCTGCTGCGGAAATTCTTGCCAATGTGACTAATAATGAAGAATCTCAAGACTCGTCAATTATCTCGGAGCGTCCTGAATCTTCGGTGTCTATGTACGATTCATCTAGATCAGTGTTTCCTGACATTCCAAAAACGACAAAACGAAAGAAATTGCAAGAAACAAGTGCATCGGCGGTTTTAAtggaatatttattaaaaaaaaaacgatga